The Paenibacillus sp. BIC5C1 DNA segment GCCTGCTAATGCATTACGCATGATCAATCAGTGGGATAATGTAGACGGCAGCATTGAGCGTGGTTATGCTGGAAAATCGATTTTCTATGACAATGGAGAATTCACTCGTGATCTCGGGCGTATCCGTGATTATGCCAGGTTGCTCGCTTCTACAGGCATTAACGCCATTTCAATCAATAACGTAAATGTGCATCAGCGTGAGAGCCTATTCCTAACGGAACGTTTCCTGGGTGATGTTGCGAAGGTTGCTGCCCAATTCAGAGCGTACGGCATCCGATTGTTCCTTAGCGCCAACTACGCTAGTCCGATAGAGATTGGTGGCTTGCTTACGGCAGATCCGTTGGATGAGCAGGTCCGTGAATGGTGGAACATTCAGACAGCCAAGGTATATGCGGCAATTCCGGATTTTGGCGGCTATCTGATCAAAGCAGATTCTGAAAATCGGCCTGGACCCTTCACATATAAACGTGATCATGCAGATGGAGCGAACATGCTAGCCGAGGCACTTCGCCCGTTTGGTGGACTGGTGATTTGGCGCTGCTTCGTCTATAACTGCAAACAAGACTGGCGTGACCGCTCCACGGATCGCGCACGGGCGGCATATGACCACTTCAAACCACTGGATGGCCGATTTGCGGATAACGTCATTTTGCAGATCAAAAATGGGCCGATGGACTTTCAGGTTCGCGAGGCCGTATCACCGCTGTTCGGTGCAATGGAGAACACAAATCAGGTATTGGAATTCCAGATTACGCAGGAGTATACTGGCCAGCAGCGGCATCTGTGTTATCTGATTCCACAGTGGAAAGAAGTATTGGATTTTGATACGTTCTCCAAGGGACCGGGTTCTGAGATCAAACGCATTGCTGACGGTTCTCTGTATAACAGACCCTACAGCGGCTTTGCCGCAGTATCCAATATTGGTGCAGATGCTTGCTGGACAGGACATCCGCTCGCTCAGGCAAATCTATATGGATATGGGAGACTTGCCTGGAATCCGGAACTGTCATCCGAAGAGATCGCGGGGGAGTGGGTCAGACTTACATTCGGACATGACGAAGAGGTCGTTCGTCTCATCTCTGGCATGCTTTTGAATTCATTGGATATCTATGAAAGTTATACGGCACCACTCGGTGTAGGCTGGATGGTTAATCCGGAGCACCATTATGGGCCTAATGTGGATGGCTATGAATATTCCAAGTGGGGGACGTATCATTTTGCCGATTGTGATGGCATTGGTGTGGACCGGACAGTGGGCAGTGGAACGGGATATACATCGCAATACCACCACGAAAATGCCGAAAGATATGAATCCGTAGACTCCTGTCCGGACGAGCTGCTGTTATTTTTCCACCATGTCCCGTATACGCATGTTCTGCATTCTGGCAAAACGGTCATTCAGCACATTTATGATACACATTTTGATGGAGCAGAGCAGGCGGAAGCATTAGCACAGACCTGGAGACAGCTGGAAGGCAAGATTGATCCGACTGTATTTGATAAGGTGTCTGCGTTACAGGTAGGGCAGGCGGAACACGCCAAAGAATGGCGAGACATGATCAATACGTACTTCTATCGCAAAAGTGGTATTGCCGATAAACAAGGAAGAACGATATATTAATCTGGATACGAAAACTAGAATCTTCGGATCTTCTTCGGAGGAAAGAACAACGTTGGTATACACGAGATGGAGGGAACATATGGGACATCATCAATTACCCGAGACCATGAAGGCTGCTGTCATGACAGAGCCAGGGCACATCATCATTGAGGAACAGGCTGTACCACAGCCTGCTGAAGACGAAGTGCTCATTCAAGTGATGGCCGTTGGCGTCTGCGGATCGGATGTGCATTATTTTGAACATGGCAGAATTGGCCGATTTGTAGTGGAGAAACCGATTATACTTGGACATGAATGTGCAGGTATCGTAGCGGGCGTAGGCTCGAAAGTATCACGGCTGAAAGAAGGAGATCGGGTAGCTATTGAGCCTGGGGTAACCTGCGGACGATGCACGGCATGCAAAGAAGGTCGTTATAATCTGTGTCCCGATGTGCAATTTCTGGCGACGCCTCCGGTGGATGGGGCATTTGTACAGTACATGACCATTCGGGAGGATATGGTTTTCCCGATCCCGGATCATCTGTCTTTTGAAGAGGCAGCCATGAACGAACCTTTCTCGGTTGGCATTCATGCTGCAAGACGTAGTAAACTGGCTCCTGGCACCACACTTGCTATTATGGGCATGGGACCTGTTGGACTGATGGCTGTTGCAGCTGCAAAATCGTTTGGCGTAGAACGCATCATCGTGACAGATCTGGAGGAAGTACGGTTGGAGGCTGCTCGTCGTATGGGCGCCACCCATACCATTAATGTACGGAACGAGGATGCACAGGCGGTAATCCGTGAGTTAACGAACGGCGTCGGTGTAGATACAGCTTGGGAAACTGCGGGGAATCCAAAGGCGCTTCAGTCGGCATTATATTCGCTCCGGCGAGGTGGCAAGCTTGCTATTGTAGGACTGCCTGCACAGGATGAAATTGCCCTGAATGTTCCTTTTATCGCGGACAACGAGGTGGATATATACGGAATCTTCCGTTACGCCAATACGTATCCGGCGGGAATTGAATTTCTAAGCTCAGGCCAGCATGATGTAATGTCACTGATTACTGACCGTTATTCGCTTGAGGAGACACAACAGGCCATGGAACGGGCATTGCACAACAAGAGTGGCAGTCTCAAAGTAATGGTGTATCCGAACGGCAAATGAATTTATTTTCAAAGAAGCCCTGATGTTTAGGGTTTCTTTTTTTGTATTTTTCGCCATAAAAGGATTAAACAAGCTTCCATAACGTGGTATAATGCTTGAAGATTTTAATATATAAAATTATACACACCAAATTGGTTAAATAGCATCTAGCGAAAGGAACTGAAGGTTGTGAGAACACATGAATTTATGATTCACTCTGATTTCCACCGGGATGATCTGATGTCTGTATCTTCTCAAGCGTCGCGTTTTGCCTCGGATATCTCATTGTCATTTATGGATGCGAATCATGAGCATCGTGTAGATGTCAAAAGCCTGCTCGGGATGGCGCTACTTCCCATTCGACATGGCAGTGTGGTGAGATTGCAGACACGGGGAAGAGATGAACTTGAAGCATTGGAATATTTGCTAAATGTGCTGGAGAAAGGATTAACTTGAACTCTGAAACCTGTGCAAATCACAGTGAATTGTAAAATATTTATCGTTTCTTCAATTCCGACTGGTACTTCGTCCAAAAAAAGAGTATAATAAAATTTAGTTCTATTCTAAGAAGTACCCATATTAAAGGAGTGTAAATAGATTATGCCAAAAGCTGATATCCATCCAAAGACACAAACAGTAATTTTCTTCGATGCAAGTGCTGATTACAAATTCCTGAGTTCTTCGACTAAATTCTCGAACGAAACAATGGAATGGGAAGATGGTAACACTTACCCAGTAATCCGTGTGGACACTAGCTCCGCATCCCACCCATTCTTCACTGGTAAACAAAGAAACGTGGACATCGGTGGTCGTGTTGATAAATTTAACCGTAAATACAACATCAAATAGGTTGTCCAACCATTACAAGAAAACCTCGGGATTAATCCTGAGGTTTTTTTGCATGCATGCCGATAGGAAACTCACGTAGTTCAGAGTTAAAAGTAATTCTAACACCCGTACATATTCATTTCCTCTAAAATTAATTCAACCAATTATTGCGCTTACAACACTTTCGGATGTACACTAGAAAACAGAGTCAGACATATTGGAGGAGGAAATAGAGATGAGCAGCATCAATCATATGGTAACGTTTACACTTTACGCAGGTAAAGATACACCCGAGGCAGAGGCATTTTTAAAAGAGAGCGCGGATGCACTGGCGAATATTCCCGGTGTTGAGCAATTCCAGATCCTGCGTCAGGTGAGCGGAAAAAATGAATTTGACTATAGTTTTTCAATGGTATTCGCCAATCAGGCAGCGTATGATGCATACAATGATCATCCGGTTCACCGCCAATATGTAGAAGAACGTTGGGAAAAGGAAGTTAGTCGCTTCCAGGAAATCGATCTCATTCAGCACGGAGAGTAAAGAAGTGATAAATCTCATTGAACCGATCATAGAATTCCACTGAAATCCGAAAGCGTTTTCCAGTTTAATTAATGAGATTGAAATCATTTGAAATCCTTCTTTCTTCATCGCTAAATTTCGTGATTACACATGTGGCTTAAAGGAGGGGACTGTCCCTATGAAATTGGATCTTACAGGTAAGACAGCACTGGTAACAGGCGCAACTGGTCAATTGGGAAGGGTCATTGCACGTACGTTGGCAGATTGTGGTGCTGATCTCGCGCTGCATTACATAAATAATGAAACGAAGGCTAAAGAGCTTCAGGCTGAGATTGAAGCCATCGGTCGGAGAACCCTCATTGTTCAGGGCGACATCACGAAGCAGGATACGGCATTTCGGTTGCGGGATGAAATCCAGTCCAGCCTTGGCGATGTGGATATCGTGGTTGCCAATGCAGTTATACAATATGCCTGGACAACGGTGCTGGAACAATCACCGGATGATTATATAAGTCAGTTCGAATCTTGTGTGATGCAGAGTGTGTATCTTGCCAAAGCATTCATTCCTTATATGAAAGAAGCGAGAGCTGGTCGATTCATTGGTATCAATACGGAATGTGCGATGCAGAATTTTGCTACCCAGTCTGCATATACAGCGGGAAAACGCGGAATGGATGGTTTGTACCGTGTACTGGCGAAAGAGGTAGGCGAGTATCAAATTACGGTCAACCAGGTTGCGCCTGGATGGACGATCAGTGAACGCGACCGCAACAACGAGTCGGGGCATGATGAGGGCTATATTCAAACTGTACCGCTGAAACGTAGGGGGGAAGATCAGGAAATTGCCAATGCCGTAGCATTTCTGGCATCCGACCTGTCCTCTTTTATTACAGGAGCTTATATCCCGGTCAGTGGTGGCAATGTGATGCCCGCCATTTAATTTGGCTTTGGTGATGTGAATGAATTACTAAATATGCAATGTACGCATTTTAAACCATAGTAGCGCATGATCCGTTTGTCAGTCCATGACAAGCGGATTTTTATATATATCCATAAATACATATGAATTTGTTTCTAATTTCAAAAGATTGGGGTAAAAGAATAGGTAGTTTAACGCGGTGGAAACATAACTCAAAATAAGCGAATAAAGGAGACCGACCTGTCATGAAAAAAACAATTGCAGACGTTCTGGTCGAAGCACTATTGAACGCAGGCGTCAAACGCATCTATGGTATCGTTGGAGACTCCTTGAATGCGGTACTCGATTCCATCCGTCGTTCGGGTAAAATTGAATGGATTCATGTCCGCCATGAGGAAGTGGCTGCTTTTGCAGCTGGGGCAGATGCCCAAGTGAGCGGAAGTATTGCCGTATGTGCGGGCAGCAGCGGACCGGGAAACATGCATTTGATTAACGGTCTGTATGACTGTCATCGGAACCGTGTTCCGGTACTTGCCATAGCTGCTCATATTCCAAGTGATGAGATCGGGAGTGAATATTTTCAGGCGACTCATCCAGAGTATTTGTTTCAGGAATGCAGTCATTATTGCGAAGTCATTACAACGGCCAAACAGATGCCGCGTTCCTTTACGATGGCGCTTCAGACTGCAGTCTCACGTTCAGGCGTTTCCGTCATTATATTGCCTGGTGATGTAGCGGCTTTGGAAGCGGCTGATTTGCCTGTGCCGGAGCATGTGTATCATGCCACACATCCTGTCGTACACCCTTCCGAACCTGAACTGCGGAAACTGGCGGAATTCCTGAATCAAGGAAAAAAAATTACGTTGCTGTGTGGTGCAGGCTGCGCCGGTGCGCGTGAACCTCTGATGCAGCTCTGTGATCGCTTAAAATCCCCTATGGTCATTGCTTTGCGAGGCAAGGAATATCTGGAATATGATAACCCGTATTCGGTGGGACTCACGGGATTAATCGGGTATTCCTCCGGTTATCATGCCATGATGGACTGTGATGTGCTCCTGATGTTGGGAACAGATTTTCCGTACCGACAATTCTTCCCGGAAGATGCGGTTGTACTTCAAGTAGATATTCAGTCTTCACACCTTGGTCGCCGTACAAAGCTCGATTATGGAGTGTGCGGAGATGTGAAAGCTACCATTGAAACATTATTACCTTATCTCACGGAAGAGCATAGCGACAAACATTTGCATAAAAGTGTGGAACGTTACGAGAAAGTTCGTAAGGAATTGGATGAGCTTGCCGTAGGTAAACCCGGAAAAACGCCAATTCATCCTCAGTATTTAACCAAGGTCATCAGCAATGCTGCAGCAGAAAATGCAATCTTCACCTGCGATGTAGGTACACCTACGGTATGGGCAGCTCGCTATATTGAAATGAGCCGCAATCGCCGTTTGTTAGGTTCATTCAGTCATGGCACCATGGCAAATGCTCTTCCACAGGCGATTGGAGCGCAAGTGTCTGATCCGGGAAGACAAGTGATTTCATTATCTGGTGATGGTGGCATTGCCATGCTGATGGGTGATCTTCTGACGCTTAAACAGCATAATCTCCCAATAAAAGTTGTCGTGTTTAACAACGGTGCACTCAGTTTTGTTGAACTGGAGATGAAAGCTGCCGGATTGCTTGAATCCGGTACCGATCTCGTAAACCCCAACTTTGCTATGGTAGCTCAAGCGATGGGCCTGGAAGGGATACGGGTTGAAGATCCAGCTGATCTGGAAGGGGCTGTAGAGCGTGCATTGCAGCATGATGGCCCTGTTCTGATTGATGTTGTGGTGAACCGTCAGGAACTGTCCCTGCCTCCGAAGATTAATATAAAACAGGCCGAAGGCTTCACCTTATGGATGATGAAGGCGGTGCTGAATGGGCGTGGCGATGAGCTGATCGAGCTGGCCAAAACGAATTTTCTAAGATAAGTATTAGGTTTTCCTTAGCAATATCGCAACATGTTCCACCGTCGTTCCGACAAAGTAAATGCATGAAAATATACTTTACATCTCACTAAAAAGAAGGGGAATGTTACACGCTTTTATTAAGGAGTTCTCCTTCTTGAGATGTGTGGAATGTGATGAATTATATAGTATGTATTCATATTATATGGTTTGTTTTTAAATTGAAACTCCTTTAAAATAGGTAAAGTCAGGCAGGATTCAAGGCTTTTTACCCTACATATGTTGCATTCCAACGCAATACCGCTTCATATCGAATTAATCGATCCGATGACAGATGACGAACACACATGGAGGAGATCAAAATGAGTCACAAAGGAAAAGTAGCAATTATCACTGGAGCAGGAAGTGGATTGGGCCAAGCGACTGCACTGAAGCTGGCAGAGAAGGGCGCATTTATTGTGGTCGTTGATCTGGTGGCAGAGACTGGTCAGGAAACTGTAAAACAGATTGAGAAGCTGGGCGGTAAAGCCATTTTTGTACAAACAGACGTAAGCAAGGCGAACGAAGTAGAGAATTATGTTAACAAAACGATCGAGGAATTCGGTCGAATCGACATGTTCTTCAATAATGCCGGGATCGCTGGTCCTGGTGTCAAACTAATTGAGCATACTATCGAGCAGTTTGACCAAATCATTGATATTAACCTGAGAAGTGTATTTTACGGATTGAAGTATGTGATTACCGAAATGCTCAAAACTGGCGGTGGTTCCATCGTCAATACGGCATCTACAGCAGGAATTGTGGGTGTTCAAGCAGTTGCACCTTATGCAGCGACAAAGCATGGCGTAGTTGGACTAACACGTACTGCGGCCATTGAGTATGGCAAAGAAAACATTCGTGTGAATGCTATTGCCCCAGGTACGATTGAAACTCCAATGGTGGTTCAGTTTGGTAAGGATAATCCTGAAGTATTCAAAGCAACCCTTGATAGCATTCCGTCCGGTCGTCTCGGTAAGCCTGAAGAGATTGCCAATCTGGTATCCTTCCTGCTGGGAGACGAAGCTCCTTATATTAATGGTGCTGTATATCCCATTGATGGTGCTGTAACTGCACAATAAGGCATTCATCAAACGTAATAAGAAAGAGAGGCGACTGTAATGTTACAGTGCCTCTCTTTTTGCGTGGTTTCATTTTATTCTTGAGCTTACGCTCCATTATGCCACATTGGAAGATTCGGTCTGAGCTGTTGTGGTAACTGCCGGACGATAGGCAAGTATGATGATGATCATTGCAATGACCACCCCTGCAGCTCCTATCCAGGTGATAGATGACAATGAAACTGCGCTGACGGCGATTCCCCCAATACCAGCACCCGCAGCCATGGCCAGCTGCATAACGGAACTGTTCAGACTTAACATAATCCCGGACGATTCTGGAGCCATTGTAACCAGATTATATTGCTGTGTTGGGCCGGAAGACCAGGCGGAGAAGGACCATAGAATTAACACAATGAAGATGGCCATACCTGAATGAGCCGTGATGTTCAGCATCAGCAGACTTATGACATGCAAGGCCATTCCCAGGATGAGTGTTCTCTTTACCCCCATACGATCTGCGCTGTACCCTCCCGATTTGGAACCAATCAGACTTGCGATCCCAAAAGCCAGCAAAGCGGAACTTAACAACGTTTCGCTCATGCCTGCAACAGATACCAAGTAGGGTGAAATGTAGGTATACGCAATAGAATAGCCTCCTAACCAGAAAAAGCTGACAAGCAGCGCAAATCCAATACGAGGTTGTTTGAGGAGCGCTAATTGTTTTCTCAAAGGAACGGGTGCTTCACCTTCAGATGGGGGAATCGTAGATGCAATAACAATCATGGCAATCACGCCCAAAATCGCGATACCTGCAAAAATCAGTTTCCAATCCCAAGCTGCAGCGACCATTCTTCCCAGTGGAACTCCCACGATCAGAGATGCGGTAAACCCTGTAATGACCGTTGCGATTGAGCTGGCTTGTTTGCCTGCGGGCGCTATTTTGGAAGCGACTGTCAAGGCAGTTACAACAACAACTCCGGCTCCCAGCGCCATGAGGACACGTGCGGCGATAAAGAGTCCATATCCAGGTAACAGGTAGGCCAAAACGTTACCTGCAACAAAAAGTCCCAGAAAGTATAGCAGCAGCTTTCTTCGGTCCATGCGGGATGTTAAGGCAATGATGATGGGCGTACCGAGTGCATAAACGAGTGAAAAGATTGTGATCAGCTGTCCCGCAGCAATCAACGATATATTCATGGTGTCCGAGATCCGATCCAGAATGCCCGCAATGACATATTCGGAGGTCCCTACAAGAAAGCTGACCAAGGCCAGGACATAGATTTTCCATGTGTTAGACATGAGTATATAACCTCTTTCTGATTGTAATTATTATATTTTTAGAAATATAGAAATAAAGACGAGAGAACAGGATTAAGATAAAACTAATCTACCAATGAGGCAAAGGGAGTACTTAATTTATCAAATGTACCGCGTGTTATAGCAAAAGGGTATTTTATACGACTATGATAAGGCTCAGCGGACTAGGTAGCATTACTAATCATTGATTTTATATTTCTAGTATTATAGAAATATAAAACAAAAATTTCACTTCTCCAACAGATAAGGAGCGAATCTCTGTACCGTGTCCGTATTCAGACTGTAGTAAATATACGTACCTTTCTTTTGTGAGGTCAACAAACCACAATCGGAAAGTTGTTTCAGGTGATGAGATAAAGTGGAGAGTGCTACGGTCACAAGCCGATTCTCCAAATCAGCTGGGCACAGGTTGCTTTCACCCGAAAGGATCTGAATGATTTTATATCTCGTTTGTTCACCCAGAGCTTTATGAATTTTGACGGCCTGTTCAGTTTCAATCGACTTGGATTGCATCAAAATCGGTCCTTTCGTCTTTATTTCTTATTTCTATAAATATTGAAATAACTTTATCATGTCTTTAGAAAAAAGTAAACTCCCCACGAAGATCGTTGTTTCCAGTCAAACTATGAAACAACTGAAAGCAAAACCTTTGCAGGGAGTTGGGAAGTCCATCTAAACTCATTAATTACAGGCGTTCAAGAGACTCAACGTAATCTTTGGCTTCTTTAAGAGACAGGTTTCTGGCTTCACGAGCCTTTTTGATTGCTATTATTTTTTTGCCCTGTTGTGCAAGTGCCTGCAATTCTTTATCAAGTTCAGTCAGCCCAGCCTTTGCCGGTGGAAGTGGAGATATATTCACTGCAGAATTGTTATAACTGAGAGGGGAGTGTGTGTTAAGGCCTGAACTATTCTCCAGACGTTCAACATCCCTTTTCAATTCATTCAACTGTGTCTGTAAGCTAATGACGCGAACTAATAAGATGAGAATAAGAAATAAAAAAACGACTAGAACAATGGTGTTAATTCCCATGCAGTCAGGTGCCTCGCTTTCCTTCCTTCAAATACATAACTATTTAAGCTGTACCGGGATCTCCTTAACGCCTCGAACAATCATTCCGGGTCTCCATTCAAGTTCATTAACATCCGTCTGAAGCTGCATATCGGGAAAGCGGCGAAGCAGTGTGTTAATCGCAATCTCGCCTTCAAGTCGCGCGAGAGGGGCTCCCAGACAGAGATGAATGCCTTTGCCAAAAGCCAAATGTGGGCTCTTCTCACGAGTGATGTCAAAAACATCCGCATCCTTGAACTTCTCTTCATCCCGATTGGCTGAATCCAGTGCTACGATAACAAGTTCACCTTCAGCGATGTGATGTCCATGAAACTCTATGTCCTCGGACGCCCAGCGAGACGTGCTGAATTCAACCGGGCCGTTATAACGAAGCATTTCTTCAACAGCATTATGGATTAACTCAGGTTGCTTGATCAGCAGGTCGCGTTGCTCCGGATGCTCCAATAGCGCAAGTACACCATTACCAATTAGGTTAACAGTGGTTTCATGTCCGGCAATGATCAGCAGAGCGACAACACCAAGCAGTTCCTTTTCTGTGAGTTGTTCTCCTGATTCTTCTGCCACAACGAGCTGACTGATCAGATCGTCACCCGGCTGCTCACGTACTTTGGCAAACCAATTATTCAGGTAATCAATGAACTCCTGGGCATGCTTCTCAAACACTTCGGAATGCTCCGCACTTGTCGCATCGATAATGGAATTGGACCATAAACGGAATTTGTCCTGATCTTCAAGAGGTACACCCAGGATCTCGCTGATGACAATGATCGGTAATGGAAATGCAAACTCATCAATCAGATTCATCTTGTCCTGGGAATTGAGATTATCCAGGAGATCGTCAGCAATATCTTGAATATGGCTTCTCATGCCCTCAATCAATCTGGGAGTAAAAGCCTTCTGTACGAGTCCACGTAACCGGCGATGATCAGGTGGATCGGAAAAAAGCATGTTATGCACGAATATGTTTTGTTGATCGGGTCCATAACGTTTGACTACATCCTTGCTGAAACGGTTGTCTTTCAATACTTCCACTGCATCCTCATAGCGGCTAATAATCCAACCGAAATCACCATGAGGGAAAAGGACTCTGTGAATAGGATCATTTTGTCTCAGCTTTTCGTATACGGGGTAAGGATTCTGTGTAAATTCACGGGTGAATAACTCAGACTGTGAAGTTTCATTAGTACTCAAATGGTTAATCTCCTCTCATCAAAAGCTCGTATTGTTACGCATCTTATCTAAGGGATCATATGTTAATTTCGGTGGCTTCATACGAAAAGCCTGCACCATCTATATATTCAATATTGGAGCAATTGAAACCTTGTTTTTGACTAAGCAATATGGTATGGAAAGCTTACATATTTTAGAGGGAATAGCACTCGGAATAAGGAATAAAATCAATAGAAATGAAGTAAAGACACAGACTACTGCTGTGTTTTTTTGTGAGATTAGACTTAATCTGCTTGAACCATATTACGTGGTGTTTAATGAACTATAGGGACGTATGACCTATAAATTGAAGTTTTCTACAACAACAACACGGAATCAAATTAGTTTTGAATGCAACCGCCATGATGTAACGATATAAGTAATTCACAATTGTGCTATGCACCATGTCCACGGACTTATGAAGAATGCTGATAAGAAGGACGTTTCAACCATTTTTGTCGTTTTCTACGTTCGTTCAAAGGCTGCTGTGATAAGATAAAATGTAATAAGAACATACGATCTGTTTATGCGAGAGGAGAAACCTTGACGATGGAAATGCTTAAGCCGCCCGCCGAGACACTATATGAGACAGAATTAAGGGCACTGCGAGAAGAAGATACGGGAAAACGTCCTCCAAACTGGCTGCTGTCCCCAGCCTATGTCAGAGATTTTATTATTGGCAGGGATAAACCTGCCATATTGGACGGAGAAGAGATCACAATTACACGGAAATTTTATGGCAACGATGTTCTCATTGAACGAGCCGTGGTAACCTTGGCAGGAAATCGGGGATTGATGCTCGTTGGAGAACCCGGAACTGCCAAGACTATGCTCAGCGAATTGCTGACCGCGGCCATTTCTGGAACCAGTTTGAACACAATTCAGGGTACGGCAGGTACAACTGAAGACATGATCAAATATTCCTGGAATTATGCCATGTTGCTGGATAAGGGTCCATCCGAAGCGGCGCTTGTGCCCTCACCGTTGTACAACGGAATGAAGAAGGGGATTCTTACGCGTTTTGAGGAAATTACGCGTTGTCCTGCTGAAGCGCAAGATAGCCTGATCAGTATTCTCAGTGACAAGGTAATGAGTATTCCTGAACTGGACGGCGGTGTGCTGTTTGCCAAACCAGGGTTTAACGTGATTGCTACGGCGAACATTCGCGATAAAGGTGTCAATGAAATGAGTGGTGCACTGAAGCGCCGTTTCAATTTTGAGACGATCAAACCGATTAGCAGTGTGAAAATGGAAGCCAAAATTATTGAATCCCAGGCACGAAGCCTATTATTACATAGCGGAATAGACACCGAGATTAATACGGATGTGGTTGAATTACTGGCCACGACTTTTATGGAGCTTCGCACAGGAATGACGCGGGAAGGTTACAAGCTCGATACGCCCCAAGCGTCCATGAGTACGGCTGAAGCCGTATCTGTATATGTACAGAGTGCAATGACTTCCTATTATTACGAAGACAAGGGGATTGCATTGGATCGGCTGGTACAAAACATGTTGGGGACGATAGCGAAAGAAAGCGACAAGGATCTGTCCATTCTCAAAACCTACTTCTCTAAGGTCGTAAAGGAGCGTTCGAGAGAAGAAGGGATTTGGAAGGATTACTATGAGGAAAAGAAATGGATCGGTTAACAGGAAAAGCGGATTTGGATGTTGCCCGGTTACAGACGCTATTTGAGTTCCAAGTGTATAACCTGAACAACGGAACGCTTTATTTTCCCATACGCCATCATAGCCCGGCCTGTTCCTATCATTTGCTGCGATTGATTGAAGAATACAAGCCGGACATCATTCTAATCGAAGGCCCTGAGAGCGGCAATCCCTTACTTCAAGTTCTGGCTGATGAGGCGACGATACCTCCTGTCAGTCTTTACTACA contains these protein-coding regions:
- a CDS encoding NAD(P)-dependent alcohol dehydrogenase, which encodes MGHHQLPETMKAAVMTEPGHIIIEEQAVPQPAEDEVLIQVMAVGVCGSDVHYFEHGRIGRFVVEKPIILGHECAGIVAGVGSKVSRLKEGDRVAIEPGVTCGRCTACKEGRYNLCPDVQFLATPPVDGAFVQYMTIREDMVFPIPDHLSFEEAAMNEPFSVGIHAARRSKLAPGTTLAIMGMGPVGLMAVAAAKSFGVERIIVTDLEEVRLEAARRMGATHTINVRNEDAQAVIRELTNGVGVDTAWETAGNPKALQSALYSLRRGGKLAIVGLPAQDEIALNVPFIADNEVDIYGIFRYANTYPAGIEFLSSGQHDVMSLITDRYSLEETQQAMERALHNKSGSLKVMVYPNGK
- a CDS encoding type B 50S ribosomal protein L31, whose amino-acid sequence is MPKADIHPKTQTVIFFDASADYKFLSSSTKFSNETMEWEDGNTYPVIRVDTSSASHPFFTGKQRNVDIGGRVDKFNRKYNIK
- a CDS encoding SDR family NAD(P)-dependent oxidoreductase; this translates as MKLDLTGKTALVTGATGQLGRVIARTLADCGADLALHYINNETKAKELQAEIEAIGRRTLIVQGDITKQDTAFRLRDEIQSSLGDVDIVVANAVIQYAWTTVLEQSPDDYISQFESCVMQSVYLAKAFIPYMKEARAGRFIGINTECAMQNFATQSAYTAGKRGMDGLYRVLAKEVGEYQITVNQVAPGWTISERDRNNESGHDEGYIQTVPLKRRGEDQEIANAVAFLASDLSSFITGAYIPVSGGNVMPAI
- a CDS encoding Dabb family protein is translated as MSSINHMVTFTLYAGKDTPEAEAFLKESADALANIPGVEQFQILRQVSGKNEFDYSFSMVFANQAAYDAYNDHPVHRQYVEERWEKEVSRFQEIDLIQHGE
- a CDS encoding alpha-glucuronidase family glycosyl hydrolase, which gives rise to MSNTTVQSNISGPQYDAWLGYLQSQSVVNGAAKKAAPVWSHNVSVTENHEIISTATAELIQGLDKLFGTKPKVSQETASQVSKSDSAHQEAQGIWLGTWTGSEAVAKAFSDTERSTVQGEGYIIRQDKERGSLYIGSETPQGVLYGTFHLLRELVLEQENSNDVHPAAGRLSYISEQPANALRMINQWDNVDGSIERGYAGKSIFYDNGEFTRDLGRIRDYARLLASTGINAISINNVNVHQRESLFLTERFLGDVAKVAAQFRAYGIRLFLSANYASPIEIGGLLTADPLDEQVREWWNIQTAKVYAAIPDFGGYLIKADSENRPGPFTYKRDHADGANMLAEALRPFGGLVIWRCFVYNCKQDWRDRSTDRARAAYDHFKPLDGRFADNVILQIKNGPMDFQVREAVSPLFGAMENTNQVLEFQITQEYTGQQRHLCYLIPQWKEVLDFDTFSKGPGSEIKRIADGSLYNRPYSGFAAVSNIGADACWTGHPLAQANLYGYGRLAWNPELSSEEIAGEWVRLTFGHDEEVVRLISGMLLNSLDIYESYTAPLGVGWMVNPEHHYGPNVDGYEYSKWGTYHFADCDGIGVDRTVGSGTGYTSQYHHENAERYESVDSCPDELLLFFHHVPYTHVLHSGKTVIQHIYDTHFDGAEQAEALAQTWRQLEGKIDPTVFDKVSALQVGQAEHAKEWRDMINTYFYRKSGIADKQGRTIY
- a CDS encoding HPr family phosphocarrier protein, coding for MRTHEFMIHSDFHRDDLMSVSSQASRFASDISLSFMDANHEHRVDVKSLLGMALLPIRHGSVVRLQTRGRDELEALEYLLNVLEKGLT